One window of Hylemonella gracilis genomic DNA carries:
- a CDS encoding nuclear transport factor 2 family protein: MTLSAFALPTLPAPLGLYFEISNGADDARLVDCFAADAVVRDESQTHHGPKAIQGWLREARRKYQHHVEPLSLTRDGARVTVAGKVSGNFPGSPLKLNHVFDLRDDKIQSLEIHG, from the coding sequence ATGACCCTCTCTGCCTTCGCACTACCCACGCTGCCCGCTCCGCTGGGCTTGTACTTCGAGATCAGCAATGGCGCCGATGACGCGCGGCTCGTCGATTGCTTCGCAGCCGATGCCGTCGTGCGCGACGAGAGCCAGACGCACCACGGGCCCAAGGCCATCCAAGGGTGGCTGCGCGAGGCCCGGCGCAAGTACCAGCATCATGTCGAGCCCCTGAGCCTGACGCGAGACGGCGCGCGTGTCACCGTGGCCGGCAAAGTCAGCGGCAATTTCCCCGGCAGCCCCCTCAAGCTGAACCATGTGTTCGACTTGCGGGACGACAAGATCCAGTCCCTGGAGATTCACGGATGA
- a CDS encoding winged helix-turn-helix transcriptional regulator — protein sequence MKAPPHASGTVARQAARKVHTPMSAAIDAEIALQLLEGRWKLLILFHLFDGKVQRYSDLEKRITGISQKMLAQQLRQLEADGLVTRTVHAQVPPKVEYRLSDWGQALCPALDGLLHWLERRDELDAASSPSPTPASASPASDAAQA from the coding sequence ATGAAAGCTCCGCCCCACGCCAGCGGCACGGTCGCGCGCCAGGCCGCGCGCAAGGTTCATACGCCGATGAGCGCCGCCATCGACGCGGAGATCGCGCTGCAACTGCTCGAAGGGCGATGGAAGCTGCTCATCCTCTTCCACCTGTTCGACGGCAAGGTGCAACGTTATTCGGATCTGGAAAAACGCATCACCGGCATTTCACAGAAGATGCTGGCCCAGCAGTTGCGGCAACTGGAGGCCGACGGCCTCGTGACGCGCACCGTGCATGCCCAGGTGCCGCCCAAGGTGGAGTACCGGCTGAGCGACTGGGGCCAGGCGCTGTGCCCTGCCTTGGACGGGCTGCTGCACTGGCTGGAACGCAGGGACGAGCTTGACGCCGCATCGTCTCCTTCGCCTACCCCCGCGTCAGCCTCACCAGCCAGTGATGCCGCCCAGGCCTAG
- a CDS encoding SDR family oxidoreductase: MGMDLELEGRRVLVTAGTRGAGAAVVALFLAQGARVLTAARERPADLAPERFVAADLTTLDGCQALAEAVQQRLGGVDVIVHVLGGSSAPGGGYAVLGEDVWQRELNLNLLPAVRLDRMLLPGMLARKDTEEKGVIIHVTSIQRELPLPESTTAYAAAKAALSTYSKSLSKEVTPQGVRVLRVAPGWIETEASVALAERLAHQAGTDYDGGKQIIMKALGGIPLGRPSRPAEVANLIAFLASPRAATITGTEIVIDGGTIPTA, encoded by the coding sequence ATCGGTATGGACCTCGAGCTTGAAGGCCGGCGCGTTCTCGTCACTGCGGGCACCAGGGGCGCGGGCGCCGCCGTGGTGGCGCTCTTCCTGGCGCAGGGCGCGCGGGTGCTGACCGCGGCACGTGAGCGACCGGCGGACTTGGCGCCCGAGCGTTTCGTCGCGGCCGACCTCACGACACTCGACGGTTGCCAGGCGCTGGCCGAGGCTGTACAGCAGCGGCTGGGCGGCGTGGACGTGATCGTCCATGTGCTGGGTGGATCGTCCGCACCCGGCGGCGGTTACGCGGTGCTGGGGGAGGACGTGTGGCAGCGCGAGCTCAACCTCAATCTCCTGCCAGCAGTGCGTCTGGACCGGATGCTGCTGCCCGGCATGCTGGCGCGCAAAGACACGGAGGAAAAGGGCGTGATCATTCATGTCACCTCCATCCAGCGTGAACTGCCCTTGCCGGAATCGACCACGGCCTACGCGGCGGCCAAGGCCGCGCTCTCGACCTACAGCAAGAGCCTGTCCAAGGAGGTCACGCCCCAGGGCGTGCGGGTGCTGCGTGTCGCGCCGGGCTGGATCGAGACCGAGGCCTCCGTGGCCCTGGCCGAGCGACTCGCGCACCAGGCGGGCACCGACTATGACGGCGGCAAGCAGATCATCATGAAGGCGCTGGGCGGCATTCCGCTGGGGCGACCGTCTCGCCCTGCCGAGGTGGCGAACCTGATCGCCTTCCTGGCCTCGCCGCGTGCCGCGACCATCACCGGCACCGAAATCGTGATCGACGGCGGAACTATTCCAACCGCGTGA
- a CDS encoding type IV pilin protein encodes MRARARALPRAGTRGYTLIELMVVVIIIGILAAVAYPAYIHHVRRAHRAEARAALQDAQQYMERYQAAYQRYTTQADEPPLLPRRLRTVPEGTAIEAARYLLSVSEAKADSYTLMAVPAPGWDELCGSLTLTHTGVKGRTGAALSVPDCWR; translated from the coding sequence GTGCGAGCGCGTGCACGTGCGCTCCCACGGGCAGGGACGCGGGGCTACACGCTGATCGAGTTGATGGTCGTGGTGATCATCATCGGCATCCTCGCCGCTGTCGCCTACCCCGCTTACATCCATCATGTGCGCCGTGCCCACCGCGCCGAGGCACGCGCAGCCTTGCAGGACGCGCAGCAGTACATGGAGCGCTATCAGGCGGCCTACCAACGCTACACCACCCAGGCGGACGAACCGCCCTTGCTGCCGCGACGCCTGCGCACGGTGCCCGAAGGAACTGCGATCGAGGCCGCGCGTTACCTGCTGAGCGTGAGCGAGGCCAAGGCTGACAGCTACACGCTCATGGCCGTGCCAGCGCCGGGGTGGGACGAGCTCTGCGGCAGCCTGACCCTGACGCATACAGGCGTGAAGGGGCGCACGGGCGCGGCACTGTCGGTGCCGGACTGCTGGCGTTGA
- a CDS encoding GspH/FimT family pseudopilin — translation MPTHRRTCPPRGLLRRGRVRGFALMELMLVLAIAAVLATLATPNYQRFLLQRGVQAAVDALVGDLRYARSEALMRSARVSVCSSRDGTDCLSTPDWAAGWIVFADADGDGVVDAVDRVLRVQTASPYLASLSTSAVRAAVIYEATGWARAAGRTFTFTPLSSVAGAGVRIVCVSNQGRAGARPQGILKCS, via the coding sequence ATGCCCACCCATCGCCGGACCTGTCCTCCTCGCGGCCTCCTCCGCCGTGGTCGCGTCAGGGGCTTTGCCCTGATGGAGCTGATGCTGGTCCTGGCGATCGCCGCCGTGCTGGCCACGCTGGCAACGCCGAACTATCAGCGCTTCCTGCTCCAGCGCGGCGTGCAGGCGGCCGTGGACGCCCTGGTCGGGGACTTGCGCTACGCGCGCTCCGAGGCCTTGATGCGTTCCGCCCGGGTCAGTGTTTGCAGCTCGCGCGACGGAACGGACTGCCTGAGCACGCCGGACTGGGCGGCCGGCTGGATCGTCTTCGCCGACGCCGATGGGGACGGCGTGGTCGATGCGGTTGACCGTGTGCTGCGGGTGCAGACGGCCTCGCCCTACCTGGCTTCCCTCAGTACCTCGGCCGTGCGGGCCGCCGTGATCTACGAAGCCACCGGCTGGGCCCGCGCGGCTGGCCGCACCTTCACCTTCACGCCGCTGTCCTCGGTCGCCGGCGCGGGGGTGCGCATTGTCTGCGTGTCCAACCAGGGCCGCGCGGGGGCGCGTCCCCAGGGCATCTTGAAATGCAGCTGA
- a CDS encoding riboflavin synthase, whose product MFTGIITGVGRIVASHDLGSSLQHGKRLTIACPPDTAPPDYLDDVGLGDSIALNGACMTVTTLDAPRRQFTIDISAESLAKTTGLAEGQTVNLEKALRAGDRLGGHIVSGHVDGVGTVSHFAQVGESWELRIRIPQELARYLAYKGSITVNGVSLTVNQVVDQPAASGGGCEISINLIPHTVQNTSLGLLKAGSGVNLEIDTVARYVERMLKANS is encoded by the coding sequence ATGTTCACCGGCATCATCACCGGCGTGGGGCGCATCGTCGCCAGCCACGACCTCGGCAGTTCTTTACAGCACGGCAAGCGCCTGACTATCGCCTGCCCGCCCGACACCGCCCCTCCCGACTATCTGGACGACGTGGGCCTGGGCGACAGCATCGCGCTCAACGGCGCCTGCATGACGGTGACGACGCTGGACGCACCGCGCCGGCAGTTCACCATCGACATCTCCGCCGAATCCCTGGCCAAGACCACGGGCCTGGCCGAGGGCCAGACCGTCAACCTAGAAAAAGCCCTGCGCGCGGGCGACCGCCTGGGCGGGCACATCGTCTCGGGCCACGTGGACGGCGTGGGCACGGTCAGCCACTTCGCCCAGGTCGGCGAAAGCTGGGAACTGCGCATCCGCATTCCCCAGGAACTGGCCCGCTACCTGGCCTACAAGGGCTCCATCACGGTCAACGGCGTGAGCCTGACGGTGAACCAGGTCGTGGACCAGCCCGCCGCCTCCGGCGGCGGCTGCGAAATCAGCATCAACCTCATCCCGCACACCGTGCAAAACACTTCCCTGGGCCTGCTCAAGGCCGGCTCGGGCGTGAACCTGGAAATCGACACCGTCGCCCGCTACGTCGAGCGCATGTTGAAAGCAAACTCATGA
- a CDS encoding DUF4256 domain-containing protein yields MPKPPTLTTPQRNTLLKTLQTRFERHMKRHPGLAWADVQERLDNQDDKLKALAEMEQTGGEPDVVGHDKKTGEFIFFDCAAESPTGRRSVCFDRAGLEARKGNAPPADTAVDMAAAMGIELLTEVQYRELQTLGEFDLKTSSWVQTPASIRQLGGALFCDRRYDTVFTYHNGAQSYYAARGFRGALKV; encoded by the coding sequence ATGCCCAAGCCCCCCACACTGACCACGCCGCAGCGCAACACCCTGCTCAAGACACTCCAGACCCGTTTTGAGCGGCACATGAAACGCCACCCCGGCCTGGCCTGGGCCGACGTGCAGGAACGCCTGGACAACCAAGACGACAAACTCAAGGCACTCGCCGAGATGGAGCAGACCGGGGGCGAGCCGGACGTGGTGGGCCACGACAAGAAAACGGGCGAGTTCATCTTCTTCGACTGCGCCGCCGAAAGCCCCACGGGCCGACGCAGCGTCTGCTTTGACCGCGCCGGGCTCGAAGCCCGCAAAGGCAATGCCCCGCCCGCGGACACCGCCGTCGACATGGCGGCCGCGATGGGCATCGAGTTGCTGACGGAAGTGCAATATCGCGAGCTGCAGACGCTGGGTGAGTTCGACCTGAAAACCTCCAGCTGGGTGCAGACACCCGCCAGCATCCGTCAACTCGGAGGCGCCCTGTTCTGCGACCGTCGTTACGACACCGTCTTCACTTACCACAACGGCGCGCAGTCCTACTACGCGGCGCGAGGGTTCCGGGGGGCGCTCAAGGTCTGA
- a CDS encoding TetR/AcrR family transcriptional regulator, which produces MSSELSPKAAEIVAQTRSLLVAGGYNSFSYADLAQRVNISKASIHHHFPSKATLVQTVVRLYRRDAQAGLATLETQFDDPLSELNAYADYWAGCIRGGEHSFCICAMLATEMPTIPPEVATEVQAHFQDLNTWLAGVLQRGAERGQFHLLNSPTVSARAFMAVVHGAMLVARALDDPMSFPTIVQPAILKLTQAA; this is translated from the coding sequence ATGTCCTCGGAACTGTCGCCCAAAGCCGCCGAAATCGTCGCGCAGACCCGCTCGCTGCTGGTCGCCGGGGGCTATAACAGCTTCAGCTACGCCGACCTGGCCCAGCGCGTGAACATCAGCAAGGCCAGCATCCACCACCATTTCCCCAGCAAGGCGACGTTGGTGCAGACCGTGGTCCGGCTCTATCGCCGGGACGCCCAGGCCGGCCTAGCCACGCTGGAAACGCAGTTCGACGATCCCTTGTCCGAACTTAATGCCTATGCGGACTACTGGGCCGGCTGCATTCGCGGCGGTGAACACTCCTTTTGCATTTGCGCCATGCTGGCGACCGAAATGCCCACCATCCCACCCGAAGTCGCCACCGAGGTTCAGGCGCATTTCCAAGACCTAAACACCTGGCTGGCCGGCGTACTCCAGCGCGGCGCGGAGCGCGGCCAATTCCATCTGCTCAACAGTCCAACTGTTTCCGCGCGCGCCTTCATGGCCGTGGTGCACGGCGCCATGCTGGTGGCCCGCGCTCTGGACGACCCGATGTCCTTCCCGACCATCGTGCAGCCGGCCATCCTCAAGCTCACCCAAGCCGCCTGA
- the mgrA gene encoding L-glyceraldehyde 3-phosphate reductase produces the protein MTFVADPSRYDGRMTYRRVGRSGLVLPAVSLGLWQNFGGVDRFETGRAVLRRAFDRGVTHFDLANNYGPPAGSAEENFGRWLAADFAPHRDELIISTKAGWGMWPGPYGGPTGTRKHLIASCDQSLKRMGLDYVDIFYSHRVDPDTPLDETMHALVQLHRQGKALYVGISSYSPELTREAAKILAAEKVPLLIHQPNYSMLNRAIERGLLDTLGELGVGCIAFSPLAQGLLTSKYLNGVPEDTRATRGGSMKQGMLSEDNLRHIQALNGIAARRGQTLAQMAIAWALRDARVTSALIGVRTVEQLDDSLDAVKNLAFSQEELTAIEPHARDGGVDLWKVSSSIGTH, from the coding sequence ATGACTTTTGTTGCCGATCCTTCCCGTTACGACGGCCGCATGACTTACCGCCGCGTGGGCCGCAGCGGCCTGGTGCTGCCCGCCGTTTCGCTGGGCCTGTGGCAAAACTTCGGCGGCGTCGATCGCTTCGAGACCGGGCGCGCCGTCCTGCGCCGGGCCTTCGACCGCGGCGTGACCCATTTCGATCTCGCGAACAACTATGGCCCGCCCGCCGGATCGGCGGAAGAGAACTTCGGTCGCTGGCTCGCCGCGGACTTCGCACCGCATCGCGATGAGCTGATCATCTCGACCAAGGCCGGCTGGGGCATGTGGCCCGGGCCTTACGGCGGCCCGACCGGCACACGCAAACACCTCATTGCCAGCTGCGATCAGAGTCTCAAGCGCATGGGGCTGGACTACGTGGACATCTTTTACTCGCACCGCGTGGACCCGGACACGCCACTGGACGAAACCATGCATGCGCTGGTGCAGTTGCACCGGCAGGGCAAGGCGCTGTACGTGGGCATTTCCTCGTACTCGCCCGAACTCACCCGCGAGGCCGCGAAGATCCTGGCCGCCGAGAAGGTCCCGCTCTTGATCCACCAGCCGAATTACTCGATGCTCAACCGCGCGATCGAGCGCGGCCTGCTCGACACGCTGGGGGAACTCGGCGTCGGCTGCATTGCCTTCTCGCCGCTGGCCCAGGGCCTGCTGACCAGCAAGTACCTCAACGGTGTCCCCGAGGACACGCGCGCCACTCGCGGCGGCTCGATGAAACAGGGCATGCTGAGCGAGGACAACCTGCGGCACATCCAGGCGCTCAACGGCATCGCCGCCCGGCGCGGACAGACCCTGGCGCAGATGGCGATCGCGTGGGCATTGCGCGACGCACGCGTCACCTCGGCGCTGATCGGCGTCCGCACCGTGGAGCAGTTGGACGACTCGCTGGACGCCGTGAAGAACCTGGCCTTCAGCCAAGAAGAACTGACCGCGATCGAGCCGCATGCGCGCGACGGCGGCGTGGATCTCTGGAAAGTGTCATCGAGCATCGGCACGCACTAA
- the ribD gene encoding bifunctional diaminohydroxyphosphoribosylaminopyrimidine deaminase/5-amino-6-(5-phosphoribosylamino)uracil reductase RibD, protein MTLPAPMQRALALAEQGLFLTSPNPRVGCVIVTADGQLLGEGHTQRAGGPHAEVMALRDAQARGQDVRGATAYVTLEPCAHQGRTGPCCEALAAAGIARVVASLEDPNPRVAGQGFARLRAAGVVVEIGPGAAASRELNLGFFSRMVRGRPWVRVKIAASLDGQTALANGVSQWITSPEARADGHAWRARACALLTGMGTVREDNPRLDVRLIDTPRQPRLVVVDSRLETPPDAALFEPRRDTAPGREAQPLLIYGAVADAERQAALEARGATIVHLPNEQGKVDLAALLRDLAMQREVNELHVEAGHQLNGSLLREGLVDELLVYLAPKLLGTGRGMARIGPLTTLADAVTLDYRETVMVGADLRVLARLPGRDRF, encoded by the coding sequence ATGACCTTGCCCGCCCCCATGCAACGCGCGCTCGCCTTGGCCGAACAGGGCCTATTCCTCACCTCGCCCAACCCGCGCGTGGGCTGCGTCATCGTGACTGCCGATGGCCAGCTGCTCGGCGAGGGCCACACCCAGCGCGCGGGCGGACCGCATGCGGAGGTGATGGCGCTGCGCGACGCGCAGGCGCGCGGCCAGGACGTGCGCGGCGCCACCGCCTACGTCACGCTGGAGCCCTGCGCCCACCAAGGCCGCACCGGCCCCTGCTGTGAAGCGCTGGCGGCGGCCGGCATCGCCCGCGTCGTTGCCTCGCTCGAAGACCCGAACCCCCGGGTCGCGGGCCAGGGTTTCGCGCGCCTGCGGGCGGCCGGCGTGGTGGTGGAAATCGGCCCGGGCGCGGCCGCATCGCGCGAGCTCAACCTCGGTTTCTTCAGCCGCATGGTGCGCGGCCGGCCCTGGGTGCGCGTGAAGATCGCCGCCTCGCTGGATGGCCAGACGGCCTTGGCCAACGGCGTCAGCCAGTGGATCACCAGCCCCGAGGCCCGGGCCGACGGCCACGCTTGGCGCGCGCGCGCCTGCGCTCTCCTGACCGGCATGGGCACCGTGCGCGAGGACAACCCACGCCTGGACGTCCGCCTGATCGACACGCCCCGCCAGCCCCGCCTGGTGGTGGTCGACAGCCGGCTGGAGACGCCACCCGATGCCGCCCTGTTCGAACCCCGGCGCGACACGGCCCCAGGCCGCGAAGCCCAGCCGCTGCTGATCTACGGCGCCGTGGCCGACGCCGAGCGACAGGCGGCCCTGGAAGCGCGTGGCGCCACCATCGTCCACCTGCCCAATGAACAAGGCAAGGTGGACCTCGCCGCCTTGCTGCGCGATCTGGCCATGCAACGCGAAGTCAATGAGTTGCATGTGGAGGCCGGTCACCAACTCAACGGCTCCTTGCTGCGCGAGGGCTTGGTGGATGAACTGCTGGTCTACCTCGCACCCAAGCTGCTGGGCACAGGAAGGGGCATGGCCCGTATCGGGCCCTTGACCACGCTGGCCGACGCCGTCACGCTGGACTACCGGGAAACCGTCATGGTCGGTGCCGACCTGCGTGTACTGGCCCGTCTGCCGGGACGCGACCGGTTCTGA
- a CDS encoding PilW family protein: MLDPVSADLVDRVERCQARAHDSERGFTLLELMVALTMGMVVVGAGLAGYVATGRTGRLQATLVDMNESAQIGLTLLARELQQAGYGRPFGLRAVPPGEASATLARTVMDRPIFGCAHGLKDNSHRNQTSPWDASVCAPVVGPRDDVIEVSYEADLFNSSPTSGGLPSDCLGSGLTASAVTLDESTGLSLSYYLTRNRYYLSVGSSGRSELYCASAQGAPGQPLVDNVEGLRLWYGEADAAEPRRVVRYVGAEAVSDWNHVLSVRLCLLMRGGEAVLGEDDALDYQDCDGAPARADDRHPRRAYFSTAALRGRMAW, translated from the coding sequence GTGCTTGATCCAGTTTCCGCCGATCTCGTGGACAGGGTGGAGAGATGCCAGGCGCGCGCGCACGACAGCGAACGCGGTTTCACGCTGCTGGAGCTGATGGTCGCGCTGACCATGGGCATGGTGGTGGTTGGCGCTGGCCTGGCCGGTTATGTGGCGACCGGCCGCACTGGACGTCTGCAGGCCACGCTGGTTGACATGAACGAAAGCGCCCAGATTGGCTTGACCTTGCTGGCGCGCGAGCTGCAGCAGGCTGGCTACGGCCGACCGTTCGGCCTGCGTGCCGTGCCGCCGGGCGAAGCATCGGCCACCCTGGCGCGCACCGTGATGGATCGTCCTATCTTTGGTTGTGCTCACGGACTGAAGGACAACAGCCACCGCAATCAGACCTCGCCCTGGGACGCGTCTGTCTGCGCACCGGTCGTGGGCCCGCGAGACGACGTGATCGAAGTCAGCTACGAAGCCGACCTGTTCAACAGCTCACCGACCTCCGGCGGCCTGCCCTCGGACTGCCTGGGGAGCGGCTTGACTGCCAGTGCCGTGACCCTCGACGAGAGCACGGGCCTGAGCTTGAGTTACTACCTCACGCGCAACCGTTATTACCTGTCCGTGGGCAGCTCGGGCCGATCCGAGCTGTACTGCGCGAGCGCCCAGGGCGCGCCAGGCCAGCCTCTGGTGGACAACGTCGAGGGTCTGCGGCTCTGGTATGGCGAGGCCGACGCCGCCGAGCCCCGGCGCGTGGTGCGTTATGTCGGCGCTGAGGCCGTGAGCGACTGGAACCACGTGCTCAGCGTGCGCTTGTGCCTGCTCATGCGGGGTGGCGAGGCTGTGTTGGGCGAGGACGATGCCTTGGACTACCAGGATTGCGACGGCGCACCGGCCCGCGCCGACGATCGACATCCCCGTCGGGCCTATTTCTCGACCGCGGCCTTGCGCGGGCGCATGGCATGGTGA
- the nrdR gene encoding transcriptional regulator NrdR, with the protein MKCPFCSHPETQVVETRISEDGDFVRRRRQCGHCEKRFTTYERPEVNFPAVVKKDGRRIEYERGKLMASLQLALRKRPVSTEQIDSAIERIEEKLLNLALREVPSARIGELVMRELKKLDKVAYVRFASVYRSFEDIDEFKTLVEEFRR; encoded by the coding sequence ATGAAATGCCCGTTCTGCAGCCATCCCGAGACCCAAGTCGTCGAGACCCGGATCTCGGAGGACGGGGACTTCGTCCGCCGCCGCCGCCAGTGCGGACACTGCGAGAAGCGCTTCACCACCTACGAACGACCGGAAGTCAACTTCCCCGCCGTCGTCAAGAAGGACGGGCGGCGCATTGAGTACGAACGCGGCAAGCTGATGGCGTCACTGCAACTCGCCCTGCGCAAGCGCCCTGTCAGCACGGAGCAGATCGACAGCGCCATCGAACGCATCGAAGAGAAGCTGCTCAACCTCGCCCTGCGTGAAGTGCCTTCGGCACGCATCGGCGAGCTGGTGATGCGCGAGCTGAAGAAGCTGGACAAGGTGGCCTACGTGCGCTTCGCCAGTGTCTATCGCAGCTTCGAGGACATCGACGAATTCAAGACCCTGGTCGAGGAATTCCGGCGCTGA
- a CDS encoding prepilin-type N-terminal cleavage/methylation domain-containing protein, translating into MQLKHLPPRTASRRGDCGCRSERASVHASRQSPASGDQPLQPRQGQCGATLVEVLVAVALLSFALYALVAAHAAALRYSQMSHYRATAVLLAADLGERMRANLGEMSEAPVEGEGGAGVAPLLGGGFWAGDYDYTLDFQRQQTAVDNPSEPCTTVASRCTAAQIAAVDLAQWRQTVRRLLPAGAVYTQRDAARALMDLWVAWRESARSTSGVSDASDAMLAPPGECPEGLGTGEDGGIRCVHLRIGL; encoded by the coding sequence ATGCAGCTGAAGCACCTTCCTCCGCGCACTGCGTCACGACGAGGTGACTGCGGCTGTAGGTCCGAGCGCGCATCCGTCCACGCATCGAGGCAGTCACCGGCGAGCGGTGACCAGCCGCTCCAACCGCGCCAGGGCCAATGCGGCGCGACCCTGGTGGAGGTGCTGGTGGCCGTGGCCTTGCTGTCCTTCGCGCTGTACGCCCTGGTCGCCGCGCATGCCGCCGCCTTGCGCTACAGCCAGATGAGCCACTACCGTGCCACCGCAGTGCTGCTCGCGGCCGACCTGGGTGAGCGCATGCGCGCCAACCTGGGCGAGATGAGCGAGGCGCCGGTGGAGGGCGAAGGCGGTGCAGGGGTGGCGCCCCTGTTGGGGGGTGGTTTCTGGGCCGGGGATTACGACTACACCCTGGATTTCCAGCGCCAGCAAACGGCGGTGGACAACCCTTCTGAACCCTGCACCACCGTTGCAAGCCGTTGTACGGCGGCGCAAATTGCCGCCGTCGACCTCGCGCAATGGCGCCAGACCGTGCGGCGTCTTTTGCCCGCGGGCGCCGTGTACACGCAGCGCGACGCGGCGCGGGCGCTCATGGACCTGTGGGTCGCCTGGCGGGAATCGGCCCGCTCGACATCCGGCGTATCGGACGCATCCGATGCCATGCTGGCTCCACCGGGTGAATGCCCGGAGGGGCTGGGCACCGGCGAGGACGGGGGCATACGCTGCGTCCATCTGCGAATCGGTCTGTGA
- a CDS encoding aldo/keto reductase family oxidoreductase, translating to MTAASRAGAFKLGSLAVNRMGYGAMQLAGPHVFGPPKDRAAAVAVLRAAIESGVNHLDTSDFYGPHVTNQIIREALHPYRDDLVIVTKVGAKRGEDAGWLPATSPQELQSAVHDNLRNLGLDVMDVVNLRLMFNPMGPAEGDVEPLLAPLVMLRDQGLIRHIGLSNATPAQVAQARSLTDIVCVQNMYNLAHRENDALVDSLAQAGIAYVPFFPLGGFSPLQSSILNDVAAQHEATPMQVALAWLLQRSPNILLIPGTSSVKHLKQNIASVGLTLAAEAIQALDGIGVTKQ from the coding sequence ATGACAGCTGCCTCTCGCGCGGGCGCCTTCAAACTCGGCAGCCTCGCGGTCAATCGCATGGGATACGGCGCCATGCAACTGGCCGGTCCTCACGTGTTCGGCCCGCCCAAGGACCGCGCCGCGGCGGTGGCCGTGTTGCGCGCGGCCATCGAAAGCGGTGTCAACCATCTGGACACCAGCGATTTTTATGGCCCCCACGTGACCAACCAGATCATTCGTGAGGCCCTGCATCCCTACCGCGATGACTTGGTCATCGTCACCAAAGTGGGCGCGAAGCGCGGCGAGGACGCCGGATGGCTCCCAGCCACATCGCCCCAAGAGCTGCAGTCTGCCGTTCACGACAATCTGCGCAATCTCGGCCTGGACGTGATGGACGTGGTCAACCTGCGGCTGATGTTCAACCCGATGGGTCCCGCCGAAGGTGACGTCGAACCACTGCTGGCGCCGCTGGTCATGCTGCGGGACCAAGGCCTGATTCGCCATATCGGCCTGAGCAATGCCACGCCCGCGCAGGTAGCGCAGGCCAGGAGTCTGACGGACATCGTGTGCGTTCAGAACATGTACAACCTGGCACATCGCGAGAACGACGCGCTGGTGGACAGCCTGGCGCAGGCTGGCATTGCCTATGTGCCGTTCTTCCCGCTGGGTGGTTTCTCGCCGCTGCAATCGTCGATCCTGAACGATGTGGCGGCCCAGCACGAGGCGACGCCGATGCAGGTGGCGCTGGCGTGGCTGTTGCAACGTTCGCCCAACATCCTGCTGATTCCTGGAACGTCGTCGGTGAAGCACCTGAAGCAGAACATCGCCAGCGTCGGCCTGACGCTGGCTGCCGAGGCGATTCAGGCGCTGGATGGAATTGGGGTGACGAAACAGTAA
- a CDS encoding TetR/AcrR family transcriptional regulator → MDAIFDATIQVLLADGLRKLTTIRVAERAGASVGTLYQYYPHKQALLYAVLERHLGRIGTALEEAAASAHGEPLAKMAAVVVRAFVKAKTADMEEGRALYAVAGELDCRPLIAQAQQRGRSALAAMLATATDVRFDDLPTVTYMFSAAMTGTMHSVMEGTAPAKLTRTLPGQLESLCLGYLVRAGAPPRRTSR, encoded by the coding sequence GTGGACGCGATCTTCGACGCCACTATTCAGGTCTTGCTGGCCGATGGACTGCGGAAACTGACGACCATCCGGGTCGCGGAACGGGCCGGGGCGTCGGTCGGCACGCTGTATCAGTACTACCCGCACAAACAGGCGCTGCTGTATGCGGTGCTGGAGCGGCACCTGGGACGTATCGGAACCGCCTTGGAAGAAGCGGCAGCATCGGCGCACGGTGAACCGCTGGCGAAGATGGCGGCCGTCGTCGTGCGCGCCTTCGTGAAAGCGAAGACGGCCGATATGGAGGAAGGGCGCGCGCTGTATGCGGTTGCGGGAGAGCTGGATTGCCGGCCGTTGATCGCGCAGGCGCAACAGCGCGGTCGAAGTGCGCTGGCAGCCATGCTGGCGACGGCGACGGACGTCCGGTTCGATGACCTGCCCACGGTAACGTACATGTTCAGCGCGGCGATGACGGGAACGATGCACTCGGTGATGGAGGGCACTGCGCCGGCGAAATTGACGCGGACCTTGCCAGGGCAGTTGGAGTCCTTGTGTCTCGGGTATCTGGTACGTGCAGGCGCTCCGCCTCGCCGAACTTCGCGGTGA